The Caretta caretta isolate rCarCar2 chromosome 5, rCarCar1.hap1, whole genome shotgun sequence genome contains a region encoding:
- the F2RL2 gene encoding proteinase-activated receptor 3, translating to MKTLVLIITGLLSLSSSLQQRDSKHGENSSTSQDVPDIKTFHGMPQGTYDYIPPSDIEGWTKTVHNKERKCSSGKSNGSILKVSNTTMEYLSSSLSTKLVPATYILVVLLGVPSNAITLWMLFFRIRSVCTAIFYTNLAISDFLFCIILPFKIAYHLNGNNWIFGEIMCRTTTAIFYGNMYCSILLLMCISISRYVAIVHPFTYKSLPKRTYATLVCGIVWTIVFLYMLPFCIMKQSYYLEQLNIFTCHDVHNACETLSPFQFYYFISLAIFGFVIPLTIIIFCYISIIQTLNTYDQKWFWYVKISLLILMIFAICFTPSNIILIVHHVNYYYNKTDGLYFFYLIALSLSSLNSCLDPFLYYLTSKIREQSNVYLTMVKISREE from the exons ATGAAAACATTGGTCTTAATTATAACTGGATTACTGTCTCTGTCCTCAAGTCTACAGCAAAGAG atTCTAAACATGGTGAGAACAGCTCCACAAGTCAAGATGTGCCTGATATTAAGACCTTTCATGGAATGCCACAAGGGACTTACGATTATATTCCCCCTTCTGATATAGAAGGCTGGACAAAGACTGTTCATAACAAAGAACGCAAATGCTCTTCAGGGAAGTCAAATGGCTCAATTCTGAAAGTTAGCAATACCACAATGGAGTACCTTAGTAGTTCTTTGAGCACCAAACTAGTACCTGCAACATATATTCTTGTAGTTTTATTAGGTGTGCCATCAAATGCCATCACTCTGTGGATGCTGTTTTTCAGAATCAGATCTGTTTGTACTGCCATCTTCTATACAAATTTAGCCATATCAGATTTTCTATTCTGTATCATACTGCCATTCAAGATAGCATACCATCTCAATGGAAACAACTGGATATTTGGAGAAATAATGTGCCGAACTACGACTGCCATTTTCTATGGCAATATGTATTGCTCCATTCTACTCCTCATGTGCATCAGCATCAGTCGTTATGTGGCTATTGTTCATCCGTTCACCTACAAAAGTCTACCAAAGCGTACCTATGCAACACTAGTATGTGGCATTGTGTGGACAATTGTTTTCCTGTACATGCTGCCATTCTGCATAATGAAGCAAAGCTACTACTTGGAACAATTAAATATCTTTACCTGCCACGATGTACATAATGCCTGTGAAACTTTATCACCATTCCAATTCTACTACTTCATCTCTTTAGCAATCTTTGGATTTGTAATACCACTgaccattattattttttgttacatcTCAATTATTCAAACACTCAATACTTATGACCAGAAGTGGTTTTGGTATGTTAAAATAAGTCTCTTGATCCTTATGATTTTTGCCATTTGCTTCACACCAAGTAACATCATACTTATTGTCCATCATGTTAATTACTACTACAACAAAACAGATGGCTTGTATTTTTTCTATCTTATTGCTTTGTCTCTAAGCAGTTTAAACAGTTGCCTTGATCCATTCCTTTACTATCTGACATCCAAAATCAGAGAGCAATCCAATGTTTATCTCACAATGGTTAAAATATCCAGAGAAGAATGA